The nucleotide window TGACCCTCCGGAACATTCTGCAAATCGTCGGCCGGCCGAACTGGGCGGTGCGGACCCTGCTGCACGGCAAGCCGCACTTCGCCACGATGGCGAAGTACATGCCCAAGGGGCTGAACATGAAGCAGCTCGGCGCATACATGAACGCGACGTTCTCGGGCCGCCTGAACGAGGCCAAAATCGCCCCGATCCGCGACCGCTGGAAGGGCAACTTGGTGCTCAAGGGGGTCGCGAGCGAGGAGGACACGGAGACCGCGGTCCGCCTCGGGCTCGACGGGATCATCGTGTCGAACCACGGCGGACGGCAGGTGGACGCGGGCGAGTCAACGATCCGGTCGCTGCTGCCGATCGCCGCGAAGTACCGCAGCAAACTCCGGGTCATGATCGACAGCGGGCTGCGAACCGGGCCGGACATCGCACGGGCTCTGGCGTGCGACGCCGATTTCACGTTCCTGGGGCGGACGTTCATGTACGCGGTCGCGGCCCTCGGCCGCGAGGGCGGCCAGCACGCGATCGCCATGCTGAAAGTGCAGTTGAAGCAGGTGATGGACCAGGTATGCTGCCACCGCGTCGCGGACTTCCGGCGGCACCTGTTGCGAAAACCGGATTAGGCCCGGCTGGTCGCCCGCTCACAGGATCACCATTGTCCAGCCACCTGCTGTTCCGCAAGGCGGGCCGCAGCACCGAGCGGGGCGAACCAGAGGTGGCTTTTTCGCTTCCGCACCGACTCGGAGCCGCGCGGTCACCTGCACAAGCTCGTCGCGCAATTCGACACCGCCCGACTCGATCCGGTACTGCCGGTCGAGGCCAGGACTCCCGCGAGTACATCCGAGTGGGTGTATCTTTATGGCGTGACGAAAATTCACCGGCCGTCAAGGGCGCGGTCCAGGTTGAACGCCGCCGAGATCAGGGCTAATTGAGTGAACCCCTGCGGGAAGTTCCCCAGCGCTTGCCCGCTCGTGCCGGTCTGCTCGCCGAACAGCCCCAGCGGGCTGCCGTACCCGAGCATCTGCTCGAACCGCAGTCGGGCCTCGGCCAGCCGGGCCGGGTCCGTGCGCCCGGCCCGGGTCAGCGCTTCCACCAGCCAGAAGCTGCACATGTTGAACGTCCCCTCGGCCCCGTCCAACCCGTCATGCGTGGCCCGGTAGTCGTACCGGTACACCAGCCCGTCCGCCGCCAGCCCGCCCTTCGTCGCCGGGGCACGGATCGCGTCCACCGTCGCCAACATCCGCGGGTCGTCCGGCGCCATGAAAAACGTGAGCGGCATCAGCAGCAGGGAAGCGTCCAGATTGTCCGCTCCGTAGGATTGCACGAACGATTTGCGCGTCTCGCTCCACCCCTTCGCCATCACCTGCTCGTACACCGCGTCGCGGGCGGCCAGCCACTTCGCTCGGTTCGCCGGCAGGGCCCGCTTGTCGGCCAGCCGCAGCCCGCGGTCCAGCGCCACCCAGCACATGAACCGCGAGTACACGTGGTCCTTGCGCGCCCCGCGCGTCTCCCACACGCCCTCGTCCGGCCGGTCCCAGTTATCCGCCACCCAGTCCACCAGCCCGCGCAGCGACACCCAGGCGTCGTAGCTCACCGGGCGGGCGTACTTGTTGTGCAGGTAGACCGCGTCCATCAGCTCCCCGTACACGTCGAGCTGCAACTGCCCGTGCGCCCCGTTGCCGACCCGCACCGGCCGGGACCCCATGTACCCGTCCAGGTGCGGCAACTCGTACTCGGTCAGGTCGGACCGGCCGTCCACCGCGTACATCAGTTGGAGCGGCGCGCCGCAGTGGGACTCGTGCTCCTTCCACCGGGCCGCCAGCCAGTCCATGAACCGGGCCGCCTCGTCGGTGAACCCGATCCGCAGGAACGCGTACACGGTGAACGCGGCGTCCCGGAGCCAGCAGTACCGGTAGTCCCAGTTGCGCGTCCCGCCGATCCCTTCCGGCAGGCTGGTGGTGGGGGCCGCGACGATGGCGCCGGTGGGCTCGTAGGTGAGCAACTTGAGCGCTAGCGCCGACCGGTGTACCGCCTCCCGCCAGCGCCCCTGATAGGTACACTTCGACAGCCACCGCTGCCAGAACGCGACCGTCTCGCGGAACCGATCCTCGGCCTCGGCGGTTCCCGGGCAGTAGCCAGACGGGGCGTCCCGCTCAATGACTCGCAGTATGAACGCGGCGCTCGCGCCCTCGTCCAGGGTGAACGTCCCGGCCGCGCCGGTGCCGTCGGGACGGAGCGGGACCGAGGACGCGAGCCCGAGCGACAGGTCGGGGGCGTCGAACCGAACCCCGTACTCGTCCACTCGGGTCTCGTGTTTCGCCCGCGCGTAATCGAACGCGGGGCGACATTCTACTGTAAACGCGAGCCGGCCGCGGACCACCCGGGCCCTGCGCACCAGTTGGTCGGCGGGCGGGGCGCCCGGGCCGACCGGCATGTAATCCTCGATCTCGGCGACCCCGTCGGGGTGCAGGAACCGGGTCACAAGGATGTTGGTGTCGGGCCAGTAGTACTGTTTGTGCCGCACGCCCTCGGCGGTCGGCGCGATGCGGAAAAAGCCCCCCTTGCGGTCGTCGAGGAGCGCCCCGAACACGCTGGGCGAGTCGAACCGCGGGAGGCACAGCCAGTCGAGCGACCCGTCGAGCCCGACGAGCGCGGCGGTGCGCATGTTCCCGATTACCCCGTAGTTCTCGATCGGCTGGTACGGCACGGCGGCCTCCAATGACATGTTGCAGTGCGGGGCCGTGCAGCAACTCGCGCGCCCGACGCGGGTGTTGCACCGGCGCGCTCGTGACCGTTCGCTCGAACCGCTCGCACATCCGGCGAAGCGGCCCGCTTCGCGGCGTCAGTCATCACGTGCGGCCTTCCGATCGCGTGCCCGGCGTAGAATGACGGCATGATCTTCTCCTGGCTCCGCGCCCGGCGGCGGCGTAAGCTCCTTGCGAACGCGTTCCCCGTTCGTTACGCCGCCATCATCGAACGGAACGTCGGACACGAAGCTCTGCTCCCAGAACCTCTTCGGGCGCGGCTCCGCGACGCGACGACGATTCTCCTTTCCGAAAAGGAGTGGCTCGGGCGCGGCGGGCTGTTCGTCAGCGAAGAGATGCGGGTAACGATCGCGGCGCAGGCGGCGCTGCTGCTGCTCGGGCGCGAGCACGAGTACTTCGATTCCGTTCGCGAAGTGGTGGTGTTCCCGACCACGTTCCAAACCCCGCGGCCCGAGGACGGCTGGGAGGATGATTTCCTCTCGGACACCATTTCAAGCGGGCAGGCCGTGTACACCGGGACGGTGCTGCTCGCGTGGGACGAGGTTCAGCGCGAGGGCCGCGACCCGGCGGGCGGGTATAACGTGGTGCTGCACGAGTTCGCCCACCAGCTCGACTTCGCTGAAGGCCTCGCGGGCCGTGCCCCCCGTCTGGGCGACCGCGAACTGGAAGCGCGGTGGAAGTACGTGATGAGCGTCGCGTTCGCGGACCACCGCCGCGCGGTGAAGGCGAACGAGCCGGAACTGTTCTTCACCCCGCACGCCGCGGACGACGAGTTGGAGTTCTTCGCGGACCTCACCGAAGCGTTTTTTTGCCGCCCGTACGACCTGCGGAACTTGTACCCCGAACTGTACCGGTTGCTCGGGGCGTACTACCGGCTCGATCCGGCCGCGTGGGCGTGGCCGGTGTAGCGTCGGCCGCGGTTCGCATTTCGGAACCCGGGTCTGGGTATCACACCAACAACCACCGGCCTCGGTTGAAGTACCGCGGCCAAAGCGGCCCCCTCCACCCCGTGCTCTCCACGTCGGGCGCCCCCATGTATCGCGTGAAAGGCGATGGGGACCGAGTGGATCGCGACCCACTCGTCCATCCAGGTGACTCGCGCGACGAACGGCGCCGGAAGTTTCAAGTTGTGTGATTGAGGAGTCGCGAACCGCATGGTGTCACAGTTCGATGGTGGTTGTTACGACTCCACTATCGGAACCCCCATGCGGTCCACGAAACCGTCACGACGCATACCAGTGCAGGTCGGACGAAACGAGCGAATCGCGCATCGGCGAATTCGTGCCGCGCCACTCACCCCGCTGCCAGAGCGTACCGCCCCCGGCGCGCGATGATTCGGCTCGCTATCATGAGCAGGAGGCACTCCGGCCTGATGCGCGAGTACACCGATGAGACGACGGGTTGCCCTCACCGTCTTGGGTTTTGTAACGTTCGCCGCCCTCGCGGCCGTTGTTGTCACCCTGAGCCGACCCGCACGCGCCCCAGACCCCGACGCGACGACCCCACAGAACCAGGACGCGCAGTTCGAAATTGACCTGCTCGCCGACGACAACGAGTTCGACACGGACGACGAATCCACGCCCCTCCCCCCGCCGCCGAACCTGTCGAAGTTGTCACTCGACGAGGTCATCGATCGGCTCGACGACACCGAGAACTACACGGTCCGGGCGCTCGCCTTCCGCGAGGTCGCGGCCCGCGGGCCGGCGGCGCGGGCGGCTCTCCCGGCCCTGCGATCGATGAAGAACGAGGTCCGCACCAGCGCCGCGTACTGGGCCGCGCTCGCCGAGTGCCTCATCGACCCGGACCGCTACGACGCGCACCTCTCTCGGGCGCTCGCGCGGGTTCGCGAGTTACACTCCCTCCCACACGGCACTCTGCACAGCACTCTGCGACTCACTGCCGTTGGGACCGCGCCAGGTCTCGCAGCGGTCGATCATGCACGACGGAACACGGCGTTCGAGCTTCTTTCGGGAATCGGTTGCCTTCCCAGCGACCCCACGTATCCGGTACTACTCACCGTCCTCAAGGACCCGAACCACCCCGGACGCGAGCAGGCGCGAGAACTTCTGTGGTCAATGTTCGTCCGCCACCCGGACGAAGTGGGCCGCGTCGTGCCTGCGGCGGATGAAAATACCATCCGCATTTGGTCACAAATCGATGCCGCTCAAGCGGCCGAGTGGGTGCCGCTTCTCGCCGACCGGGACCGCAAACTGGCCGCAGTCGCGAGCATAATCCTGGTGATGGCCGGCAAATACGAGCAGGGGCTGCCGACTGTCCTTGCCACCGAATGGCCCGATTCCGCCTTTGAAGAATTACGATTCAAACGTGAGGCGATTCGCGGACGGCCGGAGCACCTGCCACGGGTCGTCCGGGAGTTCCTGGGGACGCTCCAGCCCCGCGACAGAGAAAAGGTCCGTACCGTCGCCGCGGCGGCGCTACGAGGTGGGAAAACGGCGCGCGAAAAGAAGGCCGCGATCCAGGTGCTTCAGTACGCGCGCACGGCCGACGCGGACACGCTGGCCCCAGCGTTCGCCGACCCGGACCCGGCGGTGCAGCGGTTCGCAGTGCGGGAGGTGCTCACAGCGCAGCGGCCACCGTCCGCGTTCCCGCTTGTCGCAACGCACCTGCTTCGTACCCCTGACGAGTTCCTCGCCCAGTGGTTCGACGAATCGCTTCAGAATCAGGACGACCCCCCGCCGGCGGTCGCCGACTTCGTGACGGCGCGGGTGCTCCCACCCGACGGCAAACCCGGGTTCTCCCGCGCCTTCCGCCACCTCCCGACCACCGGACCGGGGGCGGACCGGACGGCCGAGCTGGTGATCCGGTATCTTTCCGCCCCAGCCGAGGCGGGGCGACTGCCCCCGGCGTTTGATGAGGCGGCGGCACTGGCCGGCCGACTCGGCCCGGCGGCGAAGGCCGCCGTACCGTTCATCCGGCCGGCCCTGACCAGCCGGCCGGCCGCGGAGAACGGTTCCTGGCATCGCGCATTTGTTGCCGCTGATACCCTCCTGCGAATCGTCCCGAACGACGCTGACGCGATCGCCACTCTGCTGGCGGTCATCGACGCGCGAACAGAAAAGTCATACCAGGCGGTCCAATGGCTCGGCAAAATCGATCCAACTAACGCGACCGTCACGAAGTTGATCAGTTTGGTGGAAGCCGGCTGGAATGCGCGCTTCGAACCTGACCGGTCGTTGACCGAGGCAGCGGTCGAAGCCCTTGCTGAACTCGGGCCGCGAGCCCGCGCCGCGTTACCAGTCCTCCGCCGGTGCGCGGGGACTCCGTTTAGCGAGCGGAAGGTCGGGCTCATCGTTGGGGCGATGGCAGCCGTGGGCCGAATCGACCAAGCCGAACAAGAGATCACAGTGCGGAGACTAGCGCCCCTGCTCACCGGGCACCAGAACATCCGAGACCCAGCAGAAAACCCACGATTTCAGGCGGCGAAGGTGCTGATTACACTCGGCCCGGCTGCCAAATCAATTGTCCCCGAATTGATTACATTCGCTCAAAAAGACGGTGGGGCGGTCAGCGGACTCGCCGCCGGGCTCGCTCGCTTGGCCCCGGAACGGTGCGCCGAGGTACTCAACCTGTTCGCCGACGGCTACATGCTCGAGTTGCCGGGTTGGGTCAGCGATAAATCGTCGCTGCAGTCTTTTGCGGCCGAATGCGTGAGCCACCCTGCAGTCCCGGTCCGGCGGGCGGCGTGGAACGTGCTTATCAGCATCAGTCCCGACCCCGCGAGCGTGCCACTACTTCGGGCGGTAGCTGCGGCAGAGAAGGATCCGGGGGCAGCCCGGCGGGCGGCAGCCGCGTTCGCTCGATCAGGTTTCACCGGGGCGAATTCCTCAGAAGGGCAACGAGCACTCGCAGCGTGGGTACGCGTGACCAACCGGCGTCTCTTGCCGCGCCGGCTGGCGCGGATCGCCGAACGAGAACAATGGGAAGGAGAGAACAAATGGGCTGGTTGGCAGGTAGAGATGATCGCCAGAACCGACCCGCACGCGCTCCGCGCGCACCTCACCGAACTGTTCGGCGCAGTGGACAAGGATCGCACCCCGCCTACCGTGGCACTAATCAAAACGTTGGCGCGGGCCGCGCCGGACTCGATCGGGCCGCTGATCGAGCGGCTCGACACCAACCACCCGCCCAACGACCGAGTTCGGGCGGCTCTGGCGTTGGGCCGGATCGGGCCGAAGGCGGACGCGGCGGTACACGCTCTGACCAAGGCGCTGGACGACCGGGACCGCAACGTCCGGTACACGGCTGCGGAAGTTCTGCTGGCTGTCGCGTCGCCAGTTCCGCCGGCAGCCATCCGTGTGTTCGCAGAGGCCGAACTTGAGCAGCCCAGAGACGAGGAGCGGCACCTTTTCAAACCCATCCCAATCGAGTTGCGTAACGCGGTCAAGAAGTATGGGTTCGTGTGGAACTGGAACCGGTTGACGGTTCTCCGTTCGCTCGGGGCTGGCGCGGCACCGGCGGCGAAGGTACTCGGCAAGCACTTCGACGACCCACAGTACCAGCGCCGGATCGAGGTGGCAGAAATCCTGATACGCGCGGACCCGAACCGGGCCGAGGAAGTTGTCCGATGGCTGCTGGAGAGGGCCACCTACCCATACGTCGATCGGACCGATGCGGCGGAGGCGATCGGGCGACTGGACGCATCGGCCCGACCGGCTGCGAAATGGATTTCGGAAGCACTCGCGGCACACCCGAACGACGACCTGACTGCCGTTCTGGCCCGGGCGCTACGGCGCACGGACCCTGCCGCGGCGCGGGCCGCTGGCGTTCGATGATGGGGCGCGGGGCACGGACGGTCGTAAACCGGCCGCAGTTCCCGCGCGGCCCGAGTGAACGGCCGGCCTATCACACCAGTAACCACCGACCGAGGTTGAAGTACAGCAACAGCGTGACCATGTCGGCGGCGGCCAGAGCGACCGGCCCCGACGCCACTTGCGGGTCGCGGCGGGCCATGCGGAGCAAGAAAGGAAGCGCCAGCCCGACCGCGGCCGAAGCGGCCACCCCGCCCGCGATGCCGACGCACAGGCTCAGCCCGGCCCGCGCGCTGCCCTTCCAGAGCAGCGCCACGAGCCCGACGATCAGCCCGCAGAACGCGCCGAGCAGGAGCCCCACCAGCACCTCGCGCCCCACCCTCCGGCCGAGCGCCCCCCACGTCGGGCGGCGGCCGTGCATCGTCTGAAGGGCGAGGCTGACCGACTGGATCGCGACCCCCTCGGCCATCCCGGTCACCAGCGCGATGAACGGCGCCACCAGGATCAGCGTCGACACGTCGGCGTAAGCGTCGGCGATCAGCGCGGCGATCATACCGCCGATCACGTTACACATCAGCCACGGGAACCGCTTCCGCGCCGCGTACAGCGCCCGCCGCTGCTCGGCCTCGGTCAGGTGAACGCCGACCAGTTCGAACAGGTCTTGCCCCTCCTGGCGCCGCTCCAGGTCGGCCAGTTCGTCGGTATACAGGTCCACGTCCACCAGCCCGATCAGCTTCCCGTCGGCGTCGATCACCGGGAACGCCAGCAGCTTGTGCAGGGTGAAGAACTCGCAGGCGTCCAGCACGCTGGCGGTGTGCGGCACCGCCACCACGGGGCTAATCATCACCTGGAGAACGGGCGCTTCGGGCCGGGCCCGCAGCAGCCGCCGGGTGGGCACGACGCCGACGAGCCGGCCGTCGCCGTCGACGACGTAAAAGTAGACGACCCGACCGCCGATCTCGTGATCCCGGATGTAGTCGAGCGCCTGCGCGACTGACGCGCCCGACTCGATCCGGGTCGGGTCCGTGCGCATGTGCTTGGTGACGGGATCGGCGAGAATCTGGCGGGCATCGGACATTACAAGCCTCCTCTCGGCCGGGCGCCCCAGAGGGCGCGCGGGGCGGGCGGTGCGCGGATTCCTCACCCGCGAACCGGATACGGGACCAGTTCGCCAGGGCCGCCCGCAGACGGCCGCGTCAGTCACGGGGCGGTTTTCGGGCCGGACGGCCCGACCGGTTCCGCGGCGAGGATCTCGGCGACCTCGGCGGGCGATTCGGCCGCCCGCAGCCGGTTGCGCGTCTCGGGGTTGCCCGCGGCCCGCGCGACCTGTCCCAGCAGTAGTACCTGCAGGTTCGGGCGCTCGGCCGGGGTCACCAGCAGGAACATCAGGTGTACGAGGTCCGGTGACCGCGGGTCAAAGACGACCCCTTCCGTGGACCGGCCGAACACCACCAGCGGCTCGGCGAGGTTGGGGCACCGGGCGTGCGGAACCGCGACGCCCAGGCCCAGACTCGTGGGTAATTCGTGCTCGCGTGCGATGGCCAGCGCGGCGATGTCGGCGCCGGGCGGCAGCAAGCGAGCGGGAATCCGGGCGGCCATCTCCGTGATCGCCTGCTCGGCCGTCCGCCCCGGCACGGTGAGCAGCCCCGCGTCGGTCACCAGCAGGTCGCGGAGGCTCACCGCCGGGTGCCGCGGGTACTCGTCCTCGATCCGCCCGACGACCTGCTCGAGCAGGTCCTCCACCGTCACGATACCCACGGGGCTCGCGCGGTCCGTCACGACGCACATCGTTGTGCCCTCGCGCTGGAAGTACAGCAGCGTCGATTCGACGTCGTCGTCAGGGCGCACCGCACCCAGCGGGCGAATGAGGGCGGCCCACGCGGCGCCGTCGGCGGTGAGCCCGATCAGGTCCTTCGCCAGCAGGTAGCCGACCGGCAGCCCGGTTTCGGGCGCCACCACCGGCCAGCGCGAGAACCGCTGCTCCCCGACCTGCCGGCGCACCTCGTCCAGCGTGGCCGCCTTGGACAGCCGCCGGACCCGCGTCCACGGCACCATGATGTTGCGCACCGGCTGCCCGCGCAGGGCCGAAACGTTGTCCAGAATCAGCCGCGTGCGCACGTCCCGGACGGCCTTCTCGATCGAGTCGCGCCCGGCCCCGGCGTCGGCCAGCACGAGCCGGGCCAGCGAGACGGCGGCCTCGGCCTCCTCGAAGATCGCCGCGGTCGCGCCGACCTGTTCGAGGTCGCCCCGCTCGCGCAGGTAGTGGGCGCGGACGAAGATCTTCATCCGGGGGTTGAGGTTCCGCGCCACCGCGACCACCCCGGCCCGGTCCGCCGAGTGCGGCAGCGTCAGCACGAGGTGCGACGCCTGCGCGACGCCGGCGCTCTCCAGGATGGCCTCGCGCGCGGCGTCGCCGAAAACCGCCGTCTGCCCGTGCCGCCGCAGTTCCGCCACCGTGTCCATGTTCGTGTCGATCACGACCGTGCTCAGCCCCGCGTCCCGCAACAGCCGGTCCACCGTTTTGCCGACCGGCCCGAACCCGACGACCACCGCCTGCCGGCTCCCCCCGGCGGTGCCGCGGGCCACATCGTCGGCGACCGCGGCGTTGGCGCGGCCGACGCGCCGCTCGGCCCGCGCGTTCAGCCGCGCCCAGAGTCGCGGGCGCCGCTGCAGCCACCGCTCGATGCCGTCGATGCTGCGGAACAGCACCGGGTTGATGGTGATCGAAATGATCGCCGCGCCCACGAGCAGGCTGTGGCCGTCGTCGGTCATCAGCCCGTGCTTGCGGGCCAACTCGGACAGGATGAACGAGAACTCGCCGATCTGCGCCAGCCCGAGCGCCACGGTCAGGGCCGTTCGGACCGAGTGCCCCAGGGCCGCGACGATGACCAGGGCGGTGAGCGGCTTGACCAGCAGGATCACGAACAGCGCCGCGAGCATCATTAGCGGCGCGCGGAGCAGGAGCGCGGGGTCAAACAGCATCCCCACCGAGACGAAGAACAGCACCGCGAACGCGTCCCGCAGCGGGAGCGCGTCGGCGGCGGCCTGATGGCTCACCGGCGACCGCGCCACCATCATCCCGGCCAGGAATGCGCCCAGGGCCATCGACGCGCCGAACAGCGCGTACGCGCCGGCGGCGATCGCAACGGAGAACACCATGACCGTCAGAGTGAACAGCTCACGAGAGCGGAGCCGCGCGACCTGGGTGAGCGCCCAGGGGACCAGCCGCGAACCGGCGACCATCACGACCGCGACGAGTGCCGCCAGCTTGAGCAGCGCTAGCCCGATCGCGACCACCGGACCGGACCACCCGCCCGCGTCCGGTCCGGCCCCGCTTTGACCACCGAGCACCGGGATCATGACCAGCACGATCACCGTCAGCACGTCCTCGACGAGCAGCCAACCGACGGCGACGTGGCCGGCGGGCGAGTTCAGCGAGTCGGCGTCCATCAGCACGCGCATCAGCACCACCGTACTCGCCACCGCGAGCGCCATGCCGATCACCAGCCCCGTCCTGACGTCCACGCCGAACAGCGCGAACAGCGCGACGCTGGCCGCGGTGGCCACCAGGCTCTGCCCCAGCGCCCCCGGGACCGCGACGGCCCGAACGGCCAGCAGGTCCTCCAGGTGGAAGTGGAGGCCGACGCCGAACATGAGCAGGATCACCCCCACCTCGGCGAGTTGGTGGGCCAGGTTCACGTCGCCCTGGAACCCGGGCGTGTGCGGCCCGATCAGCACGCCGGCCAGCAGATAACCGACGATCGGAGACAGCCGCATCCACTGCGTCAACAGCCCCAGTATCCAGGCGGCCGTAAAGGCGGCGGCGATGGTCGTGATGAGAGGGAACTCGTGCATGCGTCACCGTTGCGGGATCAAGTTGGGGGCACACTCGGAGCCCGCCGGTAGGTCGGCCGGACCGCCACGCCGTCGTTTGCGCACCGGACGAAACGCCGATACGGTGCGGGCGCAGCCGTCCGCACCGTACCGGCGCCCGACCGTGTCCGTCGCCGGTCCTCACTCACGGTTCGATTGTTAGTGCCTGTTTTTGTTGCCGTCTTTGTGGCACAGACAGGAGTGTCTGCGCCACAAGAAACGGGCACCAACAGCCGGTTCCGGTATCGGTCTCGTGAAGTCGCATTAACTGAGCGGCGCTGCGCGAGCCACGATGGCGTGTAATACGAAGTTCGGTCAGTTCGGTTCGATGTTTCATGTAAAGCAGCGGCCGCGCGAACAGGGTCATCGGTTCCCGATCCGAACACCGGAACCGGAATCGTGAAGCCGGCCGCAGTCGCTGCCTTATTGCTCTCATACACGGCCCTATCTGCGGCGTCGCTTTCTTGACGAGCCGCGACCGCCCGGGAGCGGGGTACGTGGCACCGCTCCCGGGCGGTCGCGGCTCGTCAACAAAAGCGACACGACCATCGGGCACGTGTATCAGAGAGGTCCAGCTGGCTGTGTTTGTTTCTCGTGGTACAGGCATTCCTGTCTATGCGACCTTCTCGCGCTGCACAGACAGAAATGTCTGTGACACAAAGACAACAACCGGGGCCGACCGATGACCGGACGGTTCGCGGAGCGGGTCAGCCGGAAACGCGTGGGGCCGTTGTGAGCGCGGTCGGGTCGTTCCGCTCCCGGCCCATCCGGAGTAGGGCATCGTGGGTGGCGAGCTTGTACAACTCACCAAGCGTCGGGTGGTTGAAGCAGGTTCCCAACAGCAAATCGGCTCCCGCACCGGTCATCAAGGCCATCACCCCGATGTGAACCACTTCGGACGCAAGCTCC belongs to Gemmata obscuriglobus and includes:
- a CDS encoding alpha-hydroxy acid oxidase codes for the protein MNLSYHTSYPGIDDLREAARRRTPRFAFEYLDGGCNEDVNLLKNTDDLRQVELKPYYLTRHEAPVLKTELFGHEYDAPFGIAPIGLQGLIWPGSPEILARAATEHNVPFILSTVTTASIERIGEITGGRFWYQLYHPADNAIRDDILNRAEAAGCKTLVLLCDVPTFGYRPRDIRNGLAMPPRMTLRNILQIVGRPNWAVRTLLHGKPHFATMAKYMPKGLNMKQLGAYMNATFSGRLNEAKIAPIRDRWKGNLVLKGVASEEDTETAVRLGLDGIIVSNHGGRQVDAGESTIRSLLPIAAKYRSKLRVMIDSGLRTGPDIARALACDADFTFLGRTFMYAVAALGREGGQHAIAMLKVQLKQVMDQVCCHRVADFRRHLLRKPD
- a CDS encoding glycoside hydrolase family 15 protein, which gives rise to MPYQPIENYGVIGNMRTAALVGLDGSLDWLCLPRFDSPSVFGALLDDRKGGFFRIAPTAEGVRHKQYYWPDTNILVTRFLHPDGVAEIEDYMPVGPGAPPADQLVRRARVVRGRLAFTVECRPAFDYARAKHETRVDEYGVRFDAPDLSLGLASSVPLRPDGTGAAGTFTLDEGASAAFILRVIERDAPSGYCPGTAEAEDRFRETVAFWQRWLSKCTYQGRWREAVHRSALALKLLTYEPTGAIVAAPTTSLPEGIGGTRNWDYRYCWLRDAAFTVYAFLRIGFTDEAARFMDWLAARWKEHESHCGAPLQLMYAVDGRSDLTEYELPHLDGYMGSRPVRVGNGAHGQLQLDVYGELMDAVYLHNKYARPVSYDAWVSLRGLVDWVADNWDRPDEGVWETRGARKDHVYSRFMCWVALDRGLRLADKRALPANRAKWLAARDAVYEQVMAKGWSETRKSFVQSYGADNLDASLLLMPLTFFMAPDDPRMLATVDAIRAPATKGGLAADGLVYRYDYRATHDGLDGAEGTFNMCSFWLVEALTRAGRTDPARLAEARLRFEQMLGYGSPLGLFGEQTGTSGQALGNFPQGFTQLALISAAFNLDRALDGR
- a CDS encoding zinc-dependent peptidase; translated protein: MIFSWLRARRRRKLLANAFPVRYAAIIERNVGHEALLPEPLRARLRDATTILLSEKEWLGRGGLFVSEEMRVTIAAQAALLLLGREHEYFDSVREVVVFPTTFQTPRPEDGWEDDFLSDTISSGQAVYTGTVLLAWDEVQREGRDPAGGYNVVLHEFAHQLDFAEGLAGRAPRLGDRELEARWKYVMSVAFADHRRAVKANEPELFFTPHAADDELEFFADLTEAFFCRPYDLRNLYPELYRLLGAYYRLDPAAWAWPV
- a CDS encoding HEAT repeat domain-containing protein, giving the protein MRRRVALTVLGFVTFAALAAVVVTLSRPARAPDPDATTPQNQDAQFEIDLLADDNEFDTDDESTPLPPPPNLSKLSLDEVIDRLDDTENYTVRALAFREVAARGPAARAALPALRSMKNEVRTSAAYWAALAECLIDPDRYDAHLSRALARVRELHSLPHGTLHSTLRLTAVGTAPGLAAVDHARRNTAFELLSGIGCLPSDPTYPVLLTVLKDPNHPGREQARELLWSMFVRHPDEVGRVVPAADENTIRIWSQIDAAQAAEWVPLLADRDRKLAAVASIILVMAGKYEQGLPTVLATEWPDSAFEELRFKREAIRGRPEHLPRVVREFLGTLQPRDREKVRTVAAAALRGGKTAREKKAAIQVLQYARTADADTLAPAFADPDPAVQRFAVREVLTAQRPPSAFPLVATHLLRTPDEFLAQWFDESLQNQDDPPPAVADFVTARVLPPDGKPGFSRAFRHLPTTGPGADRTAELVIRYLSAPAEAGRLPPAFDEAAALAGRLGPAAKAAVPFIRPALTSRPAAENGSWHRAFVAADTLLRIVPNDADAIATLLAVIDARTEKSYQAVQWLGKIDPTNATVTKLISLVEAGWNARFEPDRSLTEAAVEALAELGPRARAALPVLRRCAGTPFSERKVGLIVGAMAAVGRIDQAEQEITVRRLAPLLTGHQNIRDPAENPRFQAAKVLITLGPAAKSIVPELITFAQKDGGAVSGLAAGLARLAPERCAEVLNLFADGYMLELPGWVSDKSSLQSFAAECVSHPAVPVRRAAWNVLISISPDPASVPLLRAVAAAEKDPGAARRAAAAFARSGFTGANSSEGQRALAAWVRVTNRRLLPRRLARIAEREQWEGENKWAGWQVEMIARTDPHALRAHLTELFGAVDKDRTPPTVALIKTLARAAPDSIGPLIERLDTNHPPNDRVRAALALGRIGPKADAAVHALTKALDDRDRNVRYTAAEVLLAVASPVPPAAIRVFAEAELEQPRDEERHLFKPIPIELRNAVKKYGFVWNWNRLTVLRSLGAGAAPAAKVLGKHFDDPQYQRRIEVAEILIRADPNRAEEVVRWLLERATYPYVDRTDAAEAIGRLDASARPAAKWISEALAAHPNDDLTAVLARALRRTDPAAARAAGVR
- a CDS encoding magnesium transporter — its product is MSDARQILADPVTKHMRTDPTRIESGASVAQALDYIRDHEIGGRVVYFYVVDGDGRLVGVVPTRRLLRARPEAPVLQVMISPVVAVPHTASVLDACEFFTLHKLLAFPVIDADGKLIGLVDVDLYTDELADLERRQEGQDLFELVGVHLTEAEQRRALYAARKRFPWLMCNVIGGMIAALIADAYADVSTLILVAPFIALVTGMAEGVAIQSVSLALQTMHGRRPTWGALGRRVGREVLVGLLLGAFCGLIVGLVALLWKGSARAGLSLCVGIAGGVAASAAVGLALPFLLRMARRDPQVASGPVALAAADMVTLLLYFNLGRWLLV